The following are from one region of the Oncorhynchus nerka isolate Pitt River linkage group LG8, Oner_Uvic_2.0, whole genome shotgun sequence genome:
- the LOC135572690 gene encoding GTPase IMAP family member 9-like, which produces MGSFLSKVPAGRDLRIVLIGKTGPGKSSSGNTILGKQMFTSLPLSTSVTDTCRVERVQENRWLNVVDTPGVLDTDGNRKPGYIQREILKCLEVSSPGPHVFLLVMKLDTWSDEDERSVKLLEELFPQVNKHMIVLFTHGDGLGEKTIQDFVSDGHPNLKDIIHRCSGRYHVFHNKSWWRDQVVELVKKIDELVAVEGIYDNHHVD; this is translated from the exons ATGGGTTCCTTCTTGTCTAAAGTGCCTGCAG GTCGTGACCTGAGAATTGTGTTAATTGGAAAAACTGGACCTGGTAAAAGTTCAAGTGGAAACACCATTCTGGGCAAACAAATGTTTACATCATTACCCCTGTCTACCTCAGTGACTGATACATGTAGGGTAGAAAGGGTTCAAGAAAACagatggttaaatgtggtggacACACCAGGAGTGTTAGACACAGATGGTAATAGGAAACCAGGGTATATCCAAAGAGAAATACTGAAGTGTCTTGAAGTCTCATCCCCTGGTCCTCATGTCTTCCTGTTGGTGATGAAGTTGGATACATGGAGTGATGAAGATGAGAGATCTGTTAAGCTCTTGGAGGAACTCTTTCCACAGGTCAACAAGCACATGATTGTGCTCTTTACTCATGGTGATGGACTTGGGGAAAAAACAATACAAGACTTTGTAAGTGATGGTCATCCAAATCTTAAAGACATTATACATCGCTGTTCTGGCAGATACCATGTTTTCCACAATAAAAGCTGGTGGAGAGATCAAGTTGTTGAGCTGGTCAAGAAGATTGATGAATTGGTGGCAGTGGAAGGGATCTATGACAATCACCATGTAGATTAA